A single window of Nocardioides baekrokdamisoli DNA harbors:
- a CDS encoding glycosyltransferase family 2 protein yields the protein MSRRIVAVVVTYNRLTLLEGLVQRLREVPECDEILVIDNASTDGTGEWLEVQADVVGRTLPTNTGGAGGFHEGLRLAMERGADLAWLMDDDGRPEVTTLSDLLAVEGYDFWGPLVVDEDAPGELVFPIRLPGSAKVVRDVASATAAATEGVLEDIVIPFNGVLVTKELVARIGLPRAEFFIWGDDHEFRLRAEKAGARIGTVVEARFAHPSVGELGTPMWGGRSTYNHTPSDLKHYCMARNNLLNLATYRSPLHALAFVLKTLWFYAVTRPDMGRIRLSIGAWWAALRGDFTGHRRFLVSTRSTNEAASTNDAAATPRNPFGRETTAIVVVTHNRAAMLQPMLEGLAKLDPAPQAVIVIDNASTDDTSDVLAASALSGLQVVRSEENLGGAGGFRLGMQTAYEAGFDRIWLMDDDVIPAPDCLGVLLSHDEPLLASVREDLSGALVEKAATRFDLATPWVLRPKRGMVETTYGTRAAMPATVEVENVAFEGFMVRRDVIGAIGLPDDSFFIFYDDVDFALRARRAGFRILAVRDALMVRQLDFSQQHDLDSWKGYYMYRNLFAVHLRYGENVAVRAKPYVFAGGMAGVSLLRGNVGRATTVIRALRDARAMRTPRA from the coding sequence GTGAGCCGCCGGATCGTCGCCGTTGTCGTGACCTACAACCGGCTGACGCTCCTGGAGGGCCTGGTCCAGCGCCTGCGCGAGGTCCCGGAGTGCGACGAGATCCTCGTGATCGACAACGCCTCGACCGATGGCACCGGGGAGTGGCTCGAGGTTCAGGCCGACGTGGTTGGCCGTACGCTCCCGACGAACACCGGCGGAGCCGGCGGGTTCCACGAAGGTCTCCGCCTGGCGATGGAACGCGGTGCGGACCTGGCCTGGCTGATGGATGACGACGGCCGGCCCGAGGTCACCACCCTGAGCGACCTTCTCGCGGTCGAGGGGTACGACTTCTGGGGACCGCTCGTCGTCGACGAGGACGCGCCAGGGGAGTTGGTCTTCCCGATCCGCCTGCCGGGCTCGGCCAAGGTCGTACGCGACGTGGCCAGTGCGACGGCCGCGGCCACAGAGGGTGTGCTCGAGGACATCGTGATCCCCTTCAACGGCGTGCTGGTCACCAAGGAACTCGTCGCCCGGATCGGACTACCGCGGGCCGAGTTCTTCATCTGGGGCGATGACCACGAGTTCCGGCTCCGGGCCGAGAAGGCCGGCGCCCGCATCGGCACCGTCGTCGAGGCGCGCTTCGCGCACCCATCAGTGGGGGAGTTGGGCACGCCGATGTGGGGTGGCCGGAGTACGTACAACCACACGCCGAGCGATCTGAAGCACTACTGCATGGCGCGCAACAACCTGCTCAACCTGGCGACGTACCGCAGCCCGCTGCATGCGCTCGCCTTCGTCCTCAAGACGCTGTGGTTCTACGCCGTCACCCGCCCGGATATGGGCCGCATCCGGCTCTCGATCGGAGCCTGGTGGGCGGCGTTGCGCGGCGACTTCACCGGTCACCGGCGCTTCCTGGTTTCGACACGCTCAACCAACGAAGCGGCCTCAACCAACGATGCGGCGGCCACGCCCCGCAACCCGTTCGGTCGCGAGACCACCGCGATCGTCGTGGTCACCCACAACCGCGCCGCGATGCTGCAGCCGATGCTCGAAGGTCTGGCAAAGCTCGATCCGGCGCCGCAGGCCGTGATCGTGATCGACAACGCGTCCACGGACGACACGTCGGACGTGCTCGCGGCCAGCGCGCTCAGCGGCCTCCAGGTCGTCCGGTCAGAGGAGAACCTCGGCGGCGCGGGCGGCTTCCGGCTGGGTATGCAGACCGCGTACGAGGCCGGCTTCGACCGGATCTGGCTGATGGACGACGACGTCATCCCCGCACCGGACTGCCTCGGTGTGCTGCTGAGCCACGATGAGCCTCTCCTGGCATCGGTACGCGAGGACCTCTCCGGGGCGCTCGTCGAGAAGGCTGCGACCCGCTTCGACCTGGCCACGCCGTGGGTGCTGCGTCCCAAGCGCGGGATGGTGGAGACGACGTACGGTACGCGTGCGGCGATGCCCGCAACCGTGGAGGTCGAGAACGTCGCGTTCGAGGGTTTCATGGTGCGCCGGGACGTGATCGGCGCGATCGGGCTGCCGGACGACTCGTTCTTCATCTTCTACGACGACGTCGACTTCGCGCTCCGTGCCCGCCGGGCCGGCTTCAGGATCCTCGCGGTCCGCGATGCGCTGATGGTCCGCCAACTCGATTTCAGTCAGCAGCACGACCTGGACAGCTGGAAGGGCTACTACATGTACCGCAATCTGTTCGCGGTGCACCTGCGGTACGGCGAGAACGTCGCAGTCCGGGCGAAGCCGTATGTGTTCGCGGGTGGGATGGCCGGGGTGAGTCTTCTGCGGGGCAACGTCGGACGAGCGACGACCGTCATCCGGGCGTTGCGAGACGCCCGAGCGATGCGTACCCCTCGCGCCTGA
- a CDS encoding 5-(carboxyamino)imidazole ribonucleotide synthase produces MTLAIIGGGQLARMMAEPAAALGIDLRLLAEAPGVSAAQVIPAHTVGDYRDLDALTAIVAGCEAVTFDHEHVPTEHLHALEAMGVAVRPGPDALVYAQDKGLMRTRLGQLGAPCPRNAIVTSVADVEAFGIPCVIKTTRGGYDGKGVWFVRSAADCADAFASGATILAEELVDFRRELSALVARSATGEVVSYPVVETLQVDGVCREVIAPAPDLAADVEAETEALARRIATELGVVGILAVELFETTDGRILVNELAMRPHNTGHWTQDGAVTSQFENHVRAVLGLPLGATDLRAPYVVMVNVLGGVSDLAGAYEKALADPSVKAHWYGKEARPGRKVGHVNTYGDDLEDCLTRARRAAAAMTTEGMEGDA; encoded by the coding sequence ATGACGTTGGCGATCATCGGTGGCGGCCAGCTCGCGCGGATGATGGCCGAACCGGCCGCAGCTCTGGGCATCGACCTGCGCCTCCTGGCCGAGGCCCCCGGCGTCTCCGCGGCGCAGGTGATTCCCGCCCACACGGTCGGCGACTACCGCGACCTCGATGCGCTGACCGCCATCGTGGCTGGTTGCGAGGCCGTGACCTTCGACCACGAACACGTTCCGACCGAACACCTGCATGCGCTTGAGGCGATGGGTGTCGCTGTACGTCCGGGCCCGGACGCGCTGGTGTACGCGCAGGACAAGGGCCTGATGCGTACGCGCCTCGGCCAGTTGGGCGCTCCGTGCCCGCGCAACGCCATCGTGACCTCGGTGGCGGACGTCGAGGCGTTCGGTATCCCGTGCGTCATCAAGACCACCCGTGGTGGCTACGACGGCAAGGGCGTGTGGTTCGTACGCTCCGCTGCCGACTGCGCCGATGCCTTCGCGTCCGGTGCGACGATCCTCGCCGAAGAACTCGTCGACTTCCGGCGCGAGTTGTCGGCCCTCGTGGCGCGGTCCGCGACCGGCGAGGTGGTGTCGTACCCAGTCGTCGAGACCCTTCAGGTGGACGGCGTCTGCCGCGAGGTGATCGCTCCCGCGCCGGATCTCGCGGCCGATGTCGAGGCCGAGACCGAGGCGCTGGCCCGCCGGATCGCCACCGAACTGGGTGTCGTCGGCATCCTCGCGGTCGAACTCTTCGAGACGACCGATGGCCGGATCCTCGTCAACGAACTTGCGATGCGTCCGCACAACACCGGCCACTGGACCCAGGACGGCGCGGTCACCTCGCAGTTCGAGAACCACGTACGCGCCGTGCTCGGACTGCCGCTCGGCGCCACCGACCTACGGGCACCGTACGTGGTGATGGTCAACGTCCTCGGAGGCGTCAGCGACCTCGCCGGGGCGTACGAGAAGGCGCTGGCGGACCCCTCGGTGAAGGCTCACTGGTACGGCAAGGAGGCTCGCCCGGGCCGCAAGGTCGGTCACGTCAACACCTACGGTGATGATCTTGAGGACTGTTTGACCCGCGCTCGTCGCGCGGCCGCCGCGATGACAACTGAAGGCATGGAGGGTGACGCATGA
- a CDS encoding adenylate/guanylate cyclase domain-containing protein — protein sequence MSEIDPLDALSGVPVSGRYTSDEVARAVGLPVEHAKRLWRALGFPESGGQAMFLEQDIHALRTAAELVRTGLVDLDLAVNLARGLGQTMARLADWQVTAILHRVEALGADEEQGNLIAAAIGMTDDFVQPFETLLIYAWHRHLDAAIARVEAGAADDHDLHTIDLTVGFADIVSFTALSNRMAEGEIGDLVEVFESRCADVISSNRGRVIKSIGDSVLFVNHDPIAAYDTAQGIIQVIGRDPRMPDVRVGLASGSVVARQGDVFGPPVNLASRLTAVARRNRIIVDDATAALLPADQFETRRLAARPVRGFGIVEPVAVTRL from the coding sequence GTGAGCGAGATCGATCCTCTGGATGCGCTGTCCGGCGTACCGGTCTCGGGGCGCTACACCTCTGATGAGGTTGCTCGGGCGGTCGGCCTTCCCGTGGAGCACGCCAAGCGCCTCTGGCGTGCGCTGGGCTTCCCGGAGTCGGGCGGCCAGGCGATGTTTCTGGAGCAGGACATCCACGCCTTGCGTACAGCGGCTGAACTCGTACGTACCGGCCTGGTCGATCTCGACCTCGCGGTGAACCTCGCCCGCGGGCTCGGGCAGACGATGGCCCGACTGGCGGACTGGCAGGTCACCGCGATCCTGCACCGCGTCGAGGCGCTGGGAGCCGACGAGGAGCAGGGGAACCTGATCGCTGCTGCGATCGGGATGACCGATGACTTCGTCCAACCGTTCGAGACCTTGCTGATCTACGCCTGGCATCGACATCTGGATGCCGCGATTGCCCGTGTCGAGGCCGGCGCTGCCGATGACCACGACCTGCACACCATCGACTTGACCGTGGGGTTCGCCGACATCGTCTCGTTCACGGCCCTGTCGAACCGGATGGCTGAGGGCGAGATCGGCGACCTTGTGGAGGTGTTCGAGTCGCGGTGCGCTGATGTCATCTCGAGCAACCGGGGTCGGGTGATCAAGTCGATCGGCGACTCGGTCCTGTTCGTGAACCACGATCCGATCGCGGCGTACGACACCGCCCAGGGGATCATCCAGGTGATCGGTCGGGATCCCCGGATGCCCGACGTACGTGTCGGGCTGGCGTCGGGCTCGGTGGTGGCGCGTCAGGGCGATGTCTTCGGCCCGCCCGTCAACCTCGCCTCCCGCCTCACCGCGGTCGCGCGGCGGAACCGGATCATCGTCGACGACGCGACCGCCGCGCTCCTCCCGGCGGACCAGTTCGAGACCCGGCGCCTGGCTGCCCGGCCGGTGCGAGGCTTCGGCATCGTCGAGCCGGTCGCGGTCACCCGCCTCTGA
- a CDS encoding CoA-binding protein has translation MDAWSDPAAVDWFLDDAQVWAIVGLSGDPWRSAYSVAAELQHRGKTIVPIHPKAATEELIVLGEKGYATLAEVPFPIDVVDVFRRSDAAGEFADQAIAAGAAGVWFQMGVIDDEAFGRVRAAGLRMVMDDCPSHQWHARGRRG, from the coding sequence ATGGACGCATGGTCGGATCCCGCAGCCGTCGACTGGTTCCTCGACGACGCCCAGGTGTGGGCGATCGTCGGCCTGTCCGGCGATCCGTGGCGCTCTGCGTACTCGGTCGCCGCTGAGCTCCAGCATCGCGGCAAGACCATCGTGCCGATCCACCCGAAGGCGGCCACGGAAGAGTTGATCGTGCTCGGCGAGAAGGGCTACGCAACCCTGGCCGAGGTTCCGTTCCCCATCGACGTCGTCGACGTGTTCCGCAGATCGGATGCGGCGGGCGAGTTCGCCGACCAGGCGATCGCGGCCGGCGCGGCCGGGGTGTGGTTCCAGATGGGTGTCATCGATGATGAGGCGTTCGGCCGCGTACGCGCCGCGGGCCTCCGGATGGTGATGGACGACTGTCCGTCGCACCAGTGGCATGCGCGCGGAAGGCGCGGTTAG
- a CDS encoding LCP family protein: MSGRTTSLDSVDGASSTPADDSVATASRTVADRAAQVRYRRAVSFLAMTLVMPGSAQLVAGNARVGRWAIRLWAVLWLSLVAVVGITLASPHTGLRMFTNPDDLLVLMIVLTVVGLGWAALFIDAWRIARPMDLLRQHRSATAVVHLAMAFTVASVLLYGAHMVGAQRGMIMAMFGGDTVAGSTGGRYNVLILGGDSGTDRWGLRTDSMTIASIDAQTGQTVLIGVPRNMMNFKFPRGSKLAKAWPNGYNCSTCELNSLATYAGDHRAMFAHEKNPGVEATIEGIEGVTGLKISYWAMINMPAFSDLVNAVGGVKINVRQPIAIGRTGQILGYIQPGYRTLKGDDLLWYVRSRATSDDYSRMARQKCVMNAMLQQISPATVIEHFSQIASASASLLQTDIPSSEIDRFASLALKSKAQKIATVSLVPPLVNTSRPDETVIHNAIFAALHPDQAKPSQKAPSRPTGYTGISEGSFGTMAKGYVANHTSDLGSSC; this comes from the coding sequence ATGTCAGGACGTACGACCTCCCTCGACTCCGTCGACGGCGCTTCTTCGACCCCTGCTGACGACAGCGTCGCCACCGCCAGCCGTACGGTCGCCGACCGTGCCGCCCAGGTGCGCTACCGTCGCGCGGTCTCGTTCCTGGCGATGACGCTGGTCATGCCGGGATCGGCTCAGCTGGTCGCGGGCAACGCGCGAGTCGGTCGGTGGGCGATCCGCCTGTGGGCAGTGCTGTGGCTGTCCCTGGTCGCGGTCGTCGGCATCACTCTCGCCTCGCCGCACACGGGGCTGCGGATGTTCACCAACCCTGACGACTTGCTCGTCCTGATGATCGTGCTCACCGTGGTCGGACTGGGGTGGGCTGCGCTCTTCATCGATGCATGGCGGATTGCCCGGCCGATGGATCTGCTGCGACAGCATCGCAGTGCCACCGCCGTCGTCCATCTGGCCATGGCGTTCACGGTCGCCAGCGTGCTGCTCTACGGAGCGCACATGGTGGGCGCGCAGCGGGGCATGATCATGGCGATGTTCGGCGGCGACACAGTCGCCGGCTCGACCGGCGGCCGCTACAACGTGCTCATCCTGGGCGGCGACTCCGGCACCGATCGGTGGGGTCTGCGTACCGACTCCATGACCATCGCCTCCATCGACGCCCAGACCGGCCAGACCGTCCTGATCGGCGTGCCGCGCAACATGATGAACTTCAAGTTCCCACGGGGATCGAAGCTCGCCAAGGCCTGGCCGAACGGATACAACTGCTCGACCTGCGAGCTCAACAGCCTCGCCACGTACGCCGGGGATCACCGCGCGATGTTCGCCCACGAAAAAAACCCCGGGGTCGAGGCCACCATCGAGGGCATCGAAGGCGTCACCGGTCTGAAGATCAGCTACTGGGCGATGATCAACATGCCGGCCTTCAGCGATCTGGTGAACGCCGTCGGCGGCGTCAAGATCAACGTCCGACAGCCGATCGCGATCGGCCGTACCGGCCAGATCCTCGGCTACATCCAGCCCGGCTATCGCACCCTCAAGGGTGACGACCTTCTCTGGTACGTCCGCTCCCGAGCGACCTCCGACGACTACTCCCGGATGGCGCGGCAGAAGTGCGTGATGAACGCGATGCTGCAGCAGATCAGTCCGGCCACCGTGATCGAGCACTTCTCGCAGATCGCCTCGGCGAGTGCCTCCCTGCTGCAGACCGACATTCCCAGCAGTGAGATCGACCGCTTCGCGTCGCTGGCCCTGAAGTCGAAGGCGCAGAAGATCGCGACCGTCTCGCTGGTCCCGCCGCTGGTCAACACCAGCCGGCCAGACGAGACGGTGATCCACAACGCGATCTTCGCGGCCCTGCACCCCGACCAGGCCAAGCCGTCGCAGAAGGCGCCGAGCCGTCCGACCGGCTACACCGGCATCAGCGAAGGGTCCTTCGGCACGATGGCGAAGGGGTATGTGGCCAACCACACCTCGGACCTTGGCTCGTCCTGCTGA
- the purE gene encoding 5-(carboxyamino)imidazole ribonucleotide mutase: MSARVGIVMGSDSDWPTMKAAAEALAEFGISYEADVVSAHRMPEEMIAYGQEAAGRGISVIIAGAGGAAHLPGMLAAVTPLPVIGVPVPLKYLDGMDSLLSIVQMPAGVPVAAVAIGNARNAGLLAARILGAADPDLQARMVAFQADLKTQAQSKGAAVREASS, translated from the coding sequence ATGAGCGCACGTGTCGGGATCGTGATGGGGTCGGACTCCGACTGGCCGACGATGAAGGCGGCGGCTGAGGCCCTCGCTGAGTTCGGCATCTCGTACGAGGCAGATGTCGTCTCGGCGCACCGGATGCCGGAGGAGATGATCGCGTACGGCCAGGAGGCAGCCGGTCGTGGGATCTCGGTCATCATCGCCGGAGCCGGGGGAGCGGCGCACCTGCCCGGAATGCTCGCTGCGGTCACACCGCTGCCGGTCATCGGCGTGCCGGTCCCGCTCAAGTACCTCGACGGGATGGACTCGTTGTTGTCGATCGTGCAGATGCCGGCTGGTGTGCCGGTCGCTGCGGTCGCCATCGGCAACGCGCGCAACGCCGGCCTGCTGGCTGCCCGCATCCTCGGCGCGGCTGACCCCGACCTGCAAGCGAGGATGGTCGCCTTCCAGGCTGACCTCAAGACGCAGGCGCAGTCCAAGGGCGCAGCAGTACGCGAAGCCTCGAGCTAA
- a CDS encoding acyl-CoA thioesterase → MTESEHMQPPSFGSATLSVLMRPTEANLRGTIHGGEILKLADTTAGTVGYRWSGGVVVTAYLDEMAFLEPVQVGDILTTQGQVNWTGRTSFEVGVRIETQRYDDTTGTKLHVGSAYFLMVAVDREGRPRPVPAVKPETVAERSRYAEAEIRRTHRLARKAEIAARRSTV, encoded by the coding sequence GTGACTGAGAGCGAACACATGCAACCGCCGTCCTTCGGGAGTGCCACGCTCTCAGTTCTGATGCGTCCCACCGAAGCCAACCTGCGCGGAACCATCCACGGAGGCGAGATCCTCAAGCTGGCCGACACCACCGCTGGGACGGTGGGTTACCGCTGGTCGGGAGGGGTCGTCGTCACCGCATACCTCGACGAGATGGCGTTCCTGGAGCCCGTGCAGGTGGGCGACATCCTCACCACGCAGGGCCAGGTCAACTGGACCGGGCGTACGTCCTTCGAGGTCGGCGTGCGCATCGAGACCCAGCGCTATGACGACACCACCGGCACGAAGCTGCACGTCGGGTCGGCCTACTTCCTGATGGTGGCCGTCGACCGCGAGGGCCGGCCGCGTCCGGTCCCCGCCGTGAAGCCCGAGACCGTCGCCGAACGCTCACGTTATGCCGAGGCTGAGATCCGGCGTACGCACCGTCTTGCCCGCAAAGCGGAGATCGCCGCGCGTCGATCCACTGTGTGA
- a CDS encoding biotin--[acetyl-CoA-carboxylase] ligase has translation MSSAADSRPSLDPSALAGLPGFSVEVLDETASTNAVCAERARAGAPEWTVIVAEHQTAGRGRLDRSWELPAQSGLAFSVLVRRHVSPARWGWLSLVAGLAVAEAIGPEAKVKWPNDVLIDGRKVSGILSELVMSGSATAAVIGIGINVSLTADELPVPTATSLALEGITMSRTTLLTSVLLRLRHRIAELTTFTEAELIHAYAARSATIGHAVTVSMPDGSVVEGIADGVDGDGRLLVAGKAVNVGDVVHARLT, from the coding sequence ATGAGTTCTGCAGCCGACTCCCGCCCGTCCCTCGATCCCTCCGCCCTGGCCGGTCTGCCCGGGTTCTCCGTGGAGGTTCTGGACGAAACCGCCTCGACCAACGCCGTCTGCGCCGAGCGGGCGCGGGCGGGCGCACCGGAGTGGACGGTCATCGTCGCCGAGCATCAGACGGCGGGCCGAGGCCGACTTGATCGGTCCTGGGAACTGCCTGCGCAGTCCGGGTTGGCCTTCTCCGTGCTCGTACGCCGGCACGTCTCGCCCGCCCGGTGGGGCTGGCTCTCGCTCGTGGCCGGACTGGCGGTCGCCGAGGCCATCGGCCCGGAGGCGAAGGTCAAATGGCCCAATGACGTGCTGATCGACGGGCGGAAGGTGTCCGGGATCCTGTCCGAGCTCGTCATGAGCGGGTCGGCCACCGCAGCCGTGATCGGCATCGGCATCAACGTCAGCCTGACCGCCGACGAGCTGCCTGTGCCGACTGCGACCTCGCTCGCACTTGAGGGCATCACGATGTCGAGGACCACGCTGCTGACGTCGGTGCTGCTGCGTCTGAGGCACCGGATCGCGGAGCTGACGACGTTCACCGAGGCGGAGCTCATCCACGCCTACGCCGCCCGGAGCGCCACGATCGGGCACGCAGTGACGGTCTCCATGCCTGACGGGTCGGTGGTCGAGGGCATCGCGGATGGCGTGGACGGGGATGGTCGACTACTGGTCGCAGGCAAGGCGGTCAACGTGGGCGACGTCGTCCACGCCCGCCTGACATGA
- a CDS encoding crotonase/enoyl-CoA hydratase family protein: MTYETLTTEIDADGICTLTLSRPEALNAFNLTMAGELADFWNGPATSDDIRAVVLTGAGRAFCAGMDLTREGNAFGLDESIDPTPESLREHLEDPAWVAGVRDTGGKVTLPMLALNKPIIAAINGSAVGIGATMTLAADIRLASTAARIGFVFGRLGIVPEACSSYFLPRIVGIQQALEWVYSADILTADAALAGRLVRSVHEPDDLVPAALELARSFVVGRSAVALALAKQLLYRNLSEADPFQAHLADSLAMFHSSAGADGHEGVAAFKEKRAAVFTSKPSDTPRVFPN, from the coding sequence GTGACCTACGAGACCCTCACCACCGAGATCGACGCGGACGGCATCTGCACGCTGACCCTGTCGCGCCCGGAGGCGCTCAACGCGTTCAACCTGACCATGGCCGGCGAGCTCGCCGACTTCTGGAACGGACCCGCGACTTCGGACGACATCCGCGCCGTCGTACTCACCGGCGCCGGCCGCGCCTTCTGCGCCGGCATGGACCTCACGCGCGAGGGCAACGCGTTCGGACTGGACGAGTCGATCGACCCGACGCCAGAGTCGCTGCGCGAGCATCTCGAGGACCCGGCCTGGGTGGCCGGCGTACGCGACACGGGCGGCAAGGTCACCCTGCCGATGCTCGCGCTCAACAAGCCGATCATTGCGGCGATCAACGGCTCAGCGGTCGGCATCGGCGCGACGATGACCCTCGCCGCCGACATCCGACTCGCCTCGACCGCGGCGCGGATCGGGTTCGTGTTCGGTCGCCTCGGCATCGTGCCGGAGGCCTGCTCCTCGTACTTCCTCCCCCGCATCGTGGGGATCCAGCAGGCACTGGAATGGGTCTACTCGGCCGACATCCTGACCGCAGACGCAGCTCTCGCTGGTCGCCTGGTCCGATCGGTGCACGAGCCGGACGATCTGGTGCCGGCGGCTCTGGAGCTCGCACGGTCGTTCGTCGTCGGCCGCTCGGCTGTGGCACTCGCACTGGCCAAGCAGCTGCTCTACCGCAACCTGTCGGAGGCCGACCCGTTCCAGGCGCATCTGGCCGACTCACTCGCGATGTTCCACTCCTCGGCCGGGGCGGACGGACACGAGGGCGTGGCGGCGTTCAAGGAGAAGCGGGCGGCCGTCTTCACCTCGAAGCCGTCGGACACACCACGGGTCTTCCCGAACTAG
- a CDS encoding LCP family protein — protein sequence MSDGDDFQWLYTRRVKAQPPQPPTTPPPGTPAQDNDAEHTQVLPVQSGIEHTAERPTTYVAPRNDSPPPVIAPLPKGALPGSERPRIRRPIKLVLLSILAIIALWAGLLVWAGLSVLNAAPRVNYAPPGGRPADQPGSTYLLVGSDSRTGLTPAEELKYSTGGDAGQPHTDTIMLVHTGSNGTIVMSIPRDSIVSVPDAPSIQEYGSSRCFNPKSGQYCTKINAAFGDGAPGRDPSKDKKAHDLDAQALVKTIEQATGIRIDGYLEIGLGGLPKMVDSVGGITICPDKKALLPGLTAMTDVDSGAATADNGHPIKMVCQHANGLKALAFARDRHDFSAGDFQRAADQREVMAAVMHKLQGISFILNPFRLHSAGTKVMGTISLGNGMSVWQLYNLFGALKDLSAKKAKSCLVPLSDSSGTWSQDRAPKMFDLIRTDRINKIGPSLCTTTGMAP from the coding sequence GTGTCCGATGGCGATGACTTTCAGTGGCTGTACACGCGGCGGGTGAAGGCCCAGCCGCCGCAGCCGCCGACGACCCCGCCCCCGGGCACTCCCGCGCAGGACAACGACGCCGAGCACACCCAGGTGCTGCCCGTGCAGTCGGGCATCGAACACACCGCCGAACGCCCCACGACGTACGTCGCTCCGCGCAACGACAGCCCGCCGCCGGTGATCGCTCCGCTTCCCAAGGGCGCACTCCCCGGCAGTGAGCGCCCGCGGATCCGGCGGCCGATCAAACTGGTGCTGCTCAGCATTCTGGCCATCATTGCCCTGTGGGCGGGCTTGCTGGTGTGGGCCGGACTGTCGGTCCTCAACGCAGCCCCTCGGGTGAACTACGCACCTCCCGGCGGCCGCCCGGCCGACCAGCCCGGCTCGACGTACCTGCTCGTCGGCAGCGACTCCCGCACCGGACTCACGCCGGCGGAGGAGCTGAAGTACTCCACCGGCGGCGACGCCGGTCAACCGCACACCGACACGATCATGCTGGTGCACACGGGCTCCAACGGGACGATCGTGATGTCGATCCCGCGCGACTCGATCGTGAGCGTGCCGGACGCACCGAGCATCCAGGAGTACGGCTCGTCGCGATGCTTCAACCCGAAGTCGGGTCAGTACTGCACCAAGATCAACGCGGCGTTCGGGGACGGTGCTCCGGGGCGTGACCCGAGCAAGGACAAGAAGGCGCACGATCTGGACGCCCAGGCACTGGTGAAGACCATCGAGCAGGCGACCGGCATCCGGATCGACGGCTATCTCGAGATCGGTCTGGGAGGCCTGCCGAAGATGGTCGACTCAGTCGGCGGGATCACGATCTGCCCCGACAAGAAGGCGTTGCTCCCCGGCCTGACTGCCATGACCGACGTCGACTCCGGCGCCGCCACCGCGGACAACGGACACCCGATCAAGATGGTCTGCCAGCATGCCAACGGCCTCAAGGCGCTGGCCTTCGCCCGCGACCGCCACGACTTCAGCGCCGGCGACTTCCAGCGCGCCGCCGACCAGCGCGAGGTGATGGCTGCCGTGATGCACAAGCTGCAGGGCATCAGCTTCATCCTCAACCCGTTCCGGCTGCACAGTGCCGGGACCAAGGTCATGGGCACGATCTCGCTCGGCAACGGCATGTCCGTCTGGCAGCTCTACAACCTCTTCGGTGCCCTCAAGGATCTGTCGGCCAAGAAGGCGAAATCCTGCCTGGTCCCCCTCAGCGACAGCAGCGGGACCTGGTCCCAGGACCGCGCCCCGAAGATGTTCGACCTCATCAGGACCGACCGGATCAACAAGATCGGTCCGTCACTCTGCACCACGACGGGAATGGCACCGTGA